A window from Dunckerocampus dactyliophorus isolate RoL2022-P2 chromosome 15, RoL_Ddac_1.1, whole genome shotgun sequence encodes these proteins:
- the LOC129168102 gene encoding solute carrier family 12 member 6-like isoform X2, whose amino-acid sequence MASVRFTVTPTKAEDLPGLPDTSPEISSRSGTHVRFGSRESVSRSEPPSDASGAVATAAGGGETETPDHGNVEQGDGNSKIASVYINNSHGVDDDDFYDRNLALFEEEMDTRPKVSSLLSRLANYTNLTQGAKEHEEAESIGEKKKASKSPQMGTFMGVYLPCLQNIFGVILFLRLTWVVGTAGVLQGLCIVFICCCCTLLTAISMSAIATNGVVPAGGSYFMISRSLGPEFGGAVGLCFYLGTTFAGAMYILGAIEILLMYIAPDAAIFAAKGLEGEGAAMLNNMRVYGSVCLLLMSLLVFVGVKYVNKLASVFLACVIVSIVSIYVGALVSAFKPPNFPVCMLGNRTINGHDLVDDQCAKTVLLPDEREDANVTLPIEPNTTVLPTFEPATSSTLMEKTTYLWSRFCQSTELNATCDDYFSANNFSRIKGIPGLGSGIIADNLWSSYLSKGDVVEKSSLSASHGVHSASTQQPYVFADITTSFTLLVGIFFPSVTGIMAGSNRSGDLKDAQRSIPIGTILAILTTSVVYLSSVLLFGACIEGVVLRDKFGDSVKGNLVVGTLAWPTPWVIVVGSFFSTCGAGLQSLTGAPRLLQAIAKDNIIPFLRVFGQGKANGEPTWALLLTALIAELGILIASLDLVAPILTMFFLMCYLFVNLACALQTLLRTPNWRPRFSYYHWTLSFLGMTICLALMFISSWYYAIIAMVIASMIYKYIEYHGAEKEWGDGIRGLSLSAARYALLRLEEGPPHTKNWRPQLLVLLKLDEDAHVKSPRLLTFASQLKAGKGLTIVGTVVPGNFLQSYGEALAAEQTLKLLMDKERVKGFCQCIVAQKAREGISHMIQSSGLGGMKPNTVVMGWPHAWRQSEDPQSWKTFINTVRVTTAAHLALLVPKNISLFPSNSEPCTDGYIDVWWIVHDGGMLMLLPFLLRQHKVWRKCGMRIFTVAQMEDNSIQMKKDLATFLYHLRIEAEVEVVEMHDSDISAYTYERTLMMEQRSQMLRQMRLSKSDRERERVRWSFDDVYLSPKYGGTGVSKARTGNRQAQLVKDRNSMLRLTSIGSDEDDDTDAGERDRAATGDGSSDRHRRVQMTWTKEKASQYRATHSGCSTPEGFRDMLSIRPDHSNVRRMHTAVKLNEVIVNKSHDARVVLLNMPGPPRNTEGDENYMEFLEVLTEGLERVLLVRGGGSEVITIYS is encoded by the exons ATGGCATCTGTACGGTTCACTGTGACACCCACCAAGGCGGAGGACCTCCCTGGGCTGCCGGACACTTCGCCTGAAATCAGCTCCCGCTCTGGCACCCACGTGCGCTTTGGCTCCCGGGAAAGTGTCAGCCGGAGCGAGCCTCCCAGCGATGCCTCAGGAGCAGTTGCGACAGCAGCGGGAGGAGGTGAGACGGAAACGCCTGACCATGGCAACGTGGAGCAAG GGGATGGAAATTCCAAAATCGCCAGCGTGTATATCAACAACAGCCATGGCGTGGATGACGACGACTTCTACGACAGGAACTTGGCCCTGTTTGAG gagGAGATGGACACCCGGCCCAAAGTCTCGTCTCTGCTCAGCAGGCTGGCCAACTACACCAACCTGACACAGGGGGCCAAGGAGCACGAGGAAGCGGAGAGCATTGGCGAGAAGAAGAAAGCCAGCAAG TCGCCGCAGATGGGGACCTTCATGGGCGTCTACCTGCCATGCCTGCAGAACATCTTTGGCGTCATCCTGTTCCTGCGTTTGACCTGGGTAGTTGGGACTGCTGGTGTGCTACAGGGCCTCTGCATTGTCttcatctgctgctgctgc ACACTGCTGACCGCCATATCGATGAGCGCCATCGCAACGAACGGAGTGGTTCCAG CTGGAGGCTCCTACTTCATGATCAGCCGCTCTCTGGGTCCAGAGTTTGGGGGTGCGGTGGGCCTGTGCTTTTACCTGGGAACCACCTTTGCTGGAGCCATGTACATCCTCGGAGCCATTGAGATCTTACTG ATGTATATCGCTCCAGATGCGGCCATCTTTGCTGCCAAGGGGTTGGAGGGAGAGGGTGCAGCCATGCTGAATAACATGCGTGTCTATGGCTCTGTCTGCCTCCTCCTCATGTCCCTGCTGGTCTTTGTGGGTGTCAAATATGTCAACAAGCTGGCCTCTGTCTTCTTGGCCTGCGTCATTGTCTCAATCGTCTCCATCTATGTCGGTGCACTAGTCTCCGCTTTCAAGCCACCCAACTTCCC GGTGTGTATGCTCGGAAACAGAACTATCAACGGTCACGATCTCGTCGATGACCAGTGTGCCAAAACTGTCCTTCTGCCAGACGAGAGGGAGGACGCCAACGTTACACTTCCCATCG AACCCAACACCACCGTCCTGCCGACTTTTGAGCCTGCCACCAGTTCCACTCTCATGGAGAAGACGACATACTTGTGGAGCCGCTTCTGCCAGAGCACAGAGCTCAATGCCACCTGCGACGATTACTTCAGCGCCAACAACTTTTCCAGGATCAAAGGCATTCCCGGCCTGGGCAGTGGAATAATTGCAG ACAACCTGTGGAGCtcttatctcagcaaaggagatgTGGTGGAGAAAAGCTCCTTGAGTGCTTCACATGGGGTGCACTCGGCATCCACCCAGCAGCCTTACGTCTTTGCTGACATTACCACCTCGTTCACGCTGCTGGTGGGAATCTTCTTCCCGTCGGTCACTG GAATCATGGCTGGTTCTAACCGGTCGGGGGACCTGAAAGATGCCCAGCGTTCCATACCCATTGGGACCATCCTTGCTATCCTCACCACCTCTGTTGTTT ACTTGAGCAGCGTTCTTTTGTTTGGTGCCTGCATTGAAGGTGTGGTCCTCCGAGACAA GTTCGGCGACTCAGTCAAAGGGAATCTGGTGGTGGGCACCCTCGCTTGGCCCACCCCCTGGGTCATTGTGGTGGGCTCCTTCTTCTCTACATGTGGCGCGGGCCTCCAGTCCCTGACAGGCGCTCCGAGACTTCTGCAGGCAATCGCCAAGGACAACATTATTCCCTTCCTTCGG GTATTCGGTCAGGGCAAAGCTAACGGTGAGCCCACGTGGGCACTGCTCCTGACAGCCCTAATCGCCGAGCTGGGCATCCTCATTGCATCTCTGGACCTCGTGGCTCCCATCCTGACCAT GTTCTTCTTGATGTGCTATCTGTTTGTCAACCTGGCCTGTGCTCTCCAGACCCTCTTGAGGACACCCAACTGGAGGCCGCGCTTCTCCTACTACCACTG GACcctgtcatttttgggaatgACAATCTGTCTGGCGCTAATGTTCATCTCCTCATGGTACTACGCAATCATTGCTATGGTGATCGCAAGCATGATCTACAAGTACATTGAGTATCACGG AGCAGAGAAAGAGTGGGGGGATGGAATCCGTGGCCTCTCGCTCAGTGCCGCTCGTTACGCCCTGCTTAGGTTGGAAGAAGGGCCGCCACACACCAAGAACTGGAG GCCTCAGCTACTGGTCTTACTCAAGCTGGACGAAGATGCACACGTCAAGTCTCCTCGTCTGCTGACCTTTGCCAGCCAACTGAAGGCGGGGAAAGGCCTGACCATCGTGGGCACCGTGGTTCCTGGCAACTTCCTGCAGAGCTACGGAGAGGCGCTGGCAGCAGAGCAG ACCCTGAAGCTCCTGATGGACAAGGAGCGTGTGAAGGGCTTCTGCCAGTGCATCGTAGCACAGAAGGCACGTGAAGGGATCAGTCACATGATCCAGTCTAGTGGCCTAGGCGGGATGAAGCCTAACACCGTGGTGATGGGATGGCCTCATGCCTGGAGGCAGAGCGAGGACCCACAGTCCTGGAAGACTTTCATCA ACACTGTGCGTGTCACCACAGCCGCCCACCTGGCACTACTGGTGCCCAAAAACATCTCCCTGTTCCCCAGCAACAGCGAGCCGTGCACAGACGGCTACATTGATGTGTGGTGGATCGTGCACGATGGCGGGATGCTGATGCTTCTGCCCTTCCTGCTGCGCCAGCACAAG GTGTGGCGCAAGTGTGGGATGCGGATCTTCACCGTGGCCCAGATGGAAGACAATTCCATCCAGATGAAGAAGGACTTGGCAACGTTCCTCTATCACCTACGCATTGAAGCGGAAGTGGAAGTTGTGGAGATG CATGACAGTGACATTAGTGCGTACACCTACGAGAGGACCCTGATGATGGAGCAGAGGTCCCAGATGCTTCGCCAGATGCGGCTTTCCAAATCTGACCGCGAGCGAGAG CGGGTTCGGTGGAGTTTTGATGAT GTGTATCTTTCCCCTAAGTATGGCGGAACTGGAGTCTCCAAAGCCCGCACAGGAAACCGACAG GCTCAACTTGTCAAAGACCGGAACTCCATGTTGAGACTGACCAGTATCGGTTCGGATGAAGACGATGACACAGATGCTGGTGAGCGGGACCGAGCGGCGACCGGCGATGGCTCCTCGGACCGCCACCGCCGTGTTCAGATGACCTGGACCAAAGAGAAGGCCTCACAGTACCGTGCCACGCACTCTGGATGCTCCACGCCTGAGGGCTTCAGGGACATGCTCAGCATCCGGCC AGACCATTCCAATGTGAGGAGGATGCACACAGCCGTCAAGCTCAACGAGGTGATCGTCAACAAATCCCATGATGCCCGAGTTGTACTGCTCAACATGCCAGGACCGCCAAGGAACACAGAGGGGGATGAAAACT ACATGGAGTTCCTTGAAGTTCTAACTGAGGGCCTGGAGCGTGTCCTGCTGGTCCGAGGCGGAGGAAGTGAAGTCATCACCATCTACTCCTGA
- the LOC129168102 gene encoding solute carrier family 12 member 6-like isoform X4 codes for MASVRFTVTPTKAEDLPGLPDTSPEISSRSGTHVRFGSRESVSRSEPPSDASGAVATAAGGGETETPDHGNVEQGDGNSKIASVYINNSHGVDDDDFYDRNLALFEEEMDTRPKVSSLLSRLANYTNLTQGAKEHEEAESIGEKKKASKSPQMGTFMGVYLPCLQNIFGVILFLRLTWVVGTAGVLQGLCIVFICCCCTLLTAISMSAIATNGVVPAGGSYFMISRSLGPEFGGAVGLCFYLGTTFAGAMYILGAIEILLMYIAPDAAIFAAKGLEGEGAAMLNNMRVYGSVCLLLMSLLVFVGVKYVNKLASVFLACVIVSIVSIYVGALVSAFKPPNFPVCMLGNRTINGHDLVDDQCAKTVLLPDEREDANVTLPIAEPNTTVLPTFEPATSSTLMEKTTYLWSRFCQSTELNATCDDYFSANNFSRIKGIPGLGSGIIADNLWSSYLSKGDVVEKSSLSASHGVHSASTQQPYVFADITTSFTLLVGIFFPSVTGIMAGSNRSGDLKDAQRSIPIGTILAILTTSVVYLSSVLLFGACIEGVVLRDKFGDSVKGNLVVGTLAWPTPWVIVVGSFFSTCGAGLQSLTGAPRLLQAIAKDNIIPFLRVFGQGKANGEPTWALLLTALIAELGILIASLDLVAPILTMFFLMCYLFVNLACALQTLLRTPNWRPRFSYYHWTLSFLGMTICLALMFISSWYYAIIAMVIASMIYKYIEYHGAEKEWGDGIRGLSLSAARYALLRLEEGPPHTKNWRPQLLVLLKLDEDAHVKSPRLLTFASQLKAGKGLTIVGTVVPGNFLQSYGEALAAEQTLKLLMDKERVKGFCQCIVAQKAREGISHMIQSSGLGGMKPNTVVMGWPHAWRQSEDPQSWKTFINTVRVTTAAHLALLVPKNISLFPSNSEPCTDGYIDVWWIVHDGGMLMLLPFLLRQHKVWRKCGMRIFTVAQMEDNSIQMKKDLATFLYHLRIEAEVEVVEMHDSDISAYTYERTLMMEQRSQMLRQMRLSKSDREREAQLVKDRNSMLRLTSIGSDEDDDTDAGERDRAATGDGSSDRHRRVQMTWTKEKASQYRATHSGCSTPEGFRDMLSIRPDHSNVRRMHTAVKLNEVIVNKSHDARVVLLNMPGPPRNTEGDENYMEFLEVLTEGLERVLLVRGGGSEVITIYS; via the exons ATGGCATCTGTACGGTTCACTGTGACACCCACCAAGGCGGAGGACCTCCCTGGGCTGCCGGACACTTCGCCTGAAATCAGCTCCCGCTCTGGCACCCACGTGCGCTTTGGCTCCCGGGAAAGTGTCAGCCGGAGCGAGCCTCCCAGCGATGCCTCAGGAGCAGTTGCGACAGCAGCGGGAGGAGGTGAGACGGAAACGCCTGACCATGGCAACGTGGAGCAAG GGGATGGAAATTCCAAAATCGCCAGCGTGTATATCAACAACAGCCATGGCGTGGATGACGACGACTTCTACGACAGGAACTTGGCCCTGTTTGAG gagGAGATGGACACCCGGCCCAAAGTCTCGTCTCTGCTCAGCAGGCTGGCCAACTACACCAACCTGACACAGGGGGCCAAGGAGCACGAGGAAGCGGAGAGCATTGGCGAGAAGAAGAAAGCCAGCAAG TCGCCGCAGATGGGGACCTTCATGGGCGTCTACCTGCCATGCCTGCAGAACATCTTTGGCGTCATCCTGTTCCTGCGTTTGACCTGGGTAGTTGGGACTGCTGGTGTGCTACAGGGCCTCTGCATTGTCttcatctgctgctgctgc ACACTGCTGACCGCCATATCGATGAGCGCCATCGCAACGAACGGAGTGGTTCCAG CTGGAGGCTCCTACTTCATGATCAGCCGCTCTCTGGGTCCAGAGTTTGGGGGTGCGGTGGGCCTGTGCTTTTACCTGGGAACCACCTTTGCTGGAGCCATGTACATCCTCGGAGCCATTGAGATCTTACTG ATGTATATCGCTCCAGATGCGGCCATCTTTGCTGCCAAGGGGTTGGAGGGAGAGGGTGCAGCCATGCTGAATAACATGCGTGTCTATGGCTCTGTCTGCCTCCTCCTCATGTCCCTGCTGGTCTTTGTGGGTGTCAAATATGTCAACAAGCTGGCCTCTGTCTTCTTGGCCTGCGTCATTGTCTCAATCGTCTCCATCTATGTCGGTGCACTAGTCTCCGCTTTCAAGCCACCCAACTTCCC GGTGTGTATGCTCGGAAACAGAACTATCAACGGTCACGATCTCGTCGATGACCAGTGTGCCAAAACTGTCCTTCTGCCAGACGAGAGGGAGGACGCCAACGTTACACTTCCCATCG CAGAACCCAACACCACCGTCCTGCCGACTTTTGAGCCTGCCACCAGTTCCACTCTCATGGAGAAGACGACATACTTGTGGAGCCGCTTCTGCCAGAGCACAGAGCTCAATGCCACCTGCGACGATTACTTCAGCGCCAACAACTTTTCCAGGATCAAAGGCATTCCCGGCCTGGGCAGTGGAATAATTGCAG ACAACCTGTGGAGCtcttatctcagcaaaggagatgTGGTGGAGAAAAGCTCCTTGAGTGCTTCACATGGGGTGCACTCGGCATCCACCCAGCAGCCTTACGTCTTTGCTGACATTACCACCTCGTTCACGCTGCTGGTGGGAATCTTCTTCCCGTCGGTCACTG GAATCATGGCTGGTTCTAACCGGTCGGGGGACCTGAAAGATGCCCAGCGTTCCATACCCATTGGGACCATCCTTGCTATCCTCACCACCTCTGTTGTTT ACTTGAGCAGCGTTCTTTTGTTTGGTGCCTGCATTGAAGGTGTGGTCCTCCGAGACAA GTTCGGCGACTCAGTCAAAGGGAATCTGGTGGTGGGCACCCTCGCTTGGCCCACCCCCTGGGTCATTGTGGTGGGCTCCTTCTTCTCTACATGTGGCGCGGGCCTCCAGTCCCTGACAGGCGCTCCGAGACTTCTGCAGGCAATCGCCAAGGACAACATTATTCCCTTCCTTCGG GTATTCGGTCAGGGCAAAGCTAACGGTGAGCCCACGTGGGCACTGCTCCTGACAGCCCTAATCGCCGAGCTGGGCATCCTCATTGCATCTCTGGACCTCGTGGCTCCCATCCTGACCAT GTTCTTCTTGATGTGCTATCTGTTTGTCAACCTGGCCTGTGCTCTCCAGACCCTCTTGAGGACACCCAACTGGAGGCCGCGCTTCTCCTACTACCACTG GACcctgtcatttttgggaatgACAATCTGTCTGGCGCTAATGTTCATCTCCTCATGGTACTACGCAATCATTGCTATGGTGATCGCAAGCATGATCTACAAGTACATTGAGTATCACGG AGCAGAGAAAGAGTGGGGGGATGGAATCCGTGGCCTCTCGCTCAGTGCCGCTCGTTACGCCCTGCTTAGGTTGGAAGAAGGGCCGCCACACACCAAGAACTGGAG GCCTCAGCTACTGGTCTTACTCAAGCTGGACGAAGATGCACACGTCAAGTCTCCTCGTCTGCTGACCTTTGCCAGCCAACTGAAGGCGGGGAAAGGCCTGACCATCGTGGGCACCGTGGTTCCTGGCAACTTCCTGCAGAGCTACGGAGAGGCGCTGGCAGCAGAGCAG ACCCTGAAGCTCCTGATGGACAAGGAGCGTGTGAAGGGCTTCTGCCAGTGCATCGTAGCACAGAAGGCACGTGAAGGGATCAGTCACATGATCCAGTCTAGTGGCCTAGGCGGGATGAAGCCTAACACCGTGGTGATGGGATGGCCTCATGCCTGGAGGCAGAGCGAGGACCCACAGTCCTGGAAGACTTTCATCA ACACTGTGCGTGTCACCACAGCCGCCCACCTGGCACTACTGGTGCCCAAAAACATCTCCCTGTTCCCCAGCAACAGCGAGCCGTGCACAGACGGCTACATTGATGTGTGGTGGATCGTGCACGATGGCGGGATGCTGATGCTTCTGCCCTTCCTGCTGCGCCAGCACAAG GTGTGGCGCAAGTGTGGGATGCGGATCTTCACCGTGGCCCAGATGGAAGACAATTCCATCCAGATGAAGAAGGACTTGGCAACGTTCCTCTATCACCTACGCATTGAAGCGGAAGTGGAAGTTGTGGAGATG CATGACAGTGACATTAGTGCGTACACCTACGAGAGGACCCTGATGATGGAGCAGAGGTCCCAGATGCTTCGCCAGATGCGGCTTTCCAAATCTGACCGCGAGCGAGAG GCTCAACTTGTCAAAGACCGGAACTCCATGTTGAGACTGACCAGTATCGGTTCGGATGAAGACGATGACACAGATGCTGGTGAGCGGGACCGAGCGGCGACCGGCGATGGCTCCTCGGACCGCCACCGCCGTGTTCAGATGACCTGGACCAAAGAGAAGGCCTCACAGTACCGTGCCACGCACTCTGGATGCTCCACGCCTGAGGGCTTCAGGGACATGCTCAGCATCCGGCC AGACCATTCCAATGTGAGGAGGATGCACACAGCCGTCAAGCTCAACGAGGTGATCGTCAACAAATCCCATGATGCCCGAGTTGTACTGCTCAACATGCCAGGACCGCCAAGGAACACAGAGGGGGATGAAAACT ACATGGAGTTCCTTGAAGTTCTAACTGAGGGCCTGGAGCGTGTCCTGCTGGTCCGAGGCGGAGGAAGTGAAGTCATCACCATCTACTCCTGA
- the LOC129168102 gene encoding solute carrier family 12 member 6-like isoform X6, giving the protein MLDASYVGDGNSKIASVYINNSHGVDDDDFYDRNLALFEEEMDTRPKVSSLLSRLANYTNLTQGAKEHEEAESIGEKKKASKSPQMGTFMGVYLPCLQNIFGVILFLRLTWVVGTAGVLQGLCIVFICCCCTLLTAISMSAIATNGVVPAGGSYFMISRSLGPEFGGAVGLCFYLGTTFAGAMYILGAIEILLMYIAPDAAIFAAKGLEGEGAAMLNNMRVYGSVCLLLMSLLVFVGVKYVNKLASVFLACVIVSIVSIYVGALVSAFKPPNFPVCMLGNRTINGHDLVDDQCAKTVLLPDEREDANVTLPIAEPNTTVLPTFEPATSSTLMEKTTYLWSRFCQSTELNATCDDYFSANNFSRIKGIPGLGSGIIADNLWSSYLSKGDVVEKSSLSASHGVHSASTQQPYVFADITTSFTLLVGIFFPSVTGIMAGSNRSGDLKDAQRSIPIGTILAILTTSVVYLSSVLLFGACIEGVVLRDKFGDSVKGNLVVGTLAWPTPWVIVVGSFFSTCGAGLQSLTGAPRLLQAIAKDNIIPFLRVFGQGKANGEPTWALLLTALIAELGILIASLDLVAPILTMFFLMCYLFVNLACALQTLLRTPNWRPRFSYYHWTLSFLGMTICLALMFISSWYYAIIAMVIASMIYKYIEYHGAEKEWGDGIRGLSLSAARYALLRLEEGPPHTKNWRPQLLVLLKLDEDAHVKSPRLLTFASQLKAGKGLTIVGTVVPGNFLQSYGEALAAEQTLKLLMDKERVKGFCQCIVAQKAREGISHMIQSSGLGGMKPNTVVMGWPHAWRQSEDPQSWKTFINTVRVTTAAHLALLVPKNISLFPSNSEPCTDGYIDVWWIVHDGGMLMLLPFLLRQHKVWRKCGMRIFTVAQMEDNSIQMKKDLATFLYHLRIEAEVEVVEMHDSDISAYTYERTLMMEQRSQMLRQMRLSKSDRERERVRWSFDDVYLSPKYGGTGVSKARTGNRQAQLVKDRNSMLRLTSIGSDEDDDTDAGERDRAATGDGSSDRHRRVQMTWTKEKASQYRATHSGCSTPEGFRDMLSIRPDHSNVRRMHTAVKLNEVIVNKSHDARVVLLNMPGPPRNTEGDENYMEFLEVLTEGLERVLLVRGGGSEVITIYS; this is encoded by the exons ATGCTAGATGCATCCTACGTAG GGGATGGAAATTCCAAAATCGCCAGCGTGTATATCAACAACAGCCATGGCGTGGATGACGACGACTTCTACGACAGGAACTTGGCCCTGTTTGAG gagGAGATGGACACCCGGCCCAAAGTCTCGTCTCTGCTCAGCAGGCTGGCCAACTACACCAACCTGACACAGGGGGCCAAGGAGCACGAGGAAGCGGAGAGCATTGGCGAGAAGAAGAAAGCCAGCAAG TCGCCGCAGATGGGGACCTTCATGGGCGTCTACCTGCCATGCCTGCAGAACATCTTTGGCGTCATCCTGTTCCTGCGTTTGACCTGGGTAGTTGGGACTGCTGGTGTGCTACAGGGCCTCTGCATTGTCttcatctgctgctgctgc ACACTGCTGACCGCCATATCGATGAGCGCCATCGCAACGAACGGAGTGGTTCCAG CTGGAGGCTCCTACTTCATGATCAGCCGCTCTCTGGGTCCAGAGTTTGGGGGTGCGGTGGGCCTGTGCTTTTACCTGGGAACCACCTTTGCTGGAGCCATGTACATCCTCGGAGCCATTGAGATCTTACTG ATGTATATCGCTCCAGATGCGGCCATCTTTGCTGCCAAGGGGTTGGAGGGAGAGGGTGCAGCCATGCTGAATAACATGCGTGTCTATGGCTCTGTCTGCCTCCTCCTCATGTCCCTGCTGGTCTTTGTGGGTGTCAAATATGTCAACAAGCTGGCCTCTGTCTTCTTGGCCTGCGTCATTGTCTCAATCGTCTCCATCTATGTCGGTGCACTAGTCTCCGCTTTCAAGCCACCCAACTTCCC GGTGTGTATGCTCGGAAACAGAACTATCAACGGTCACGATCTCGTCGATGACCAGTGTGCCAAAACTGTCCTTCTGCCAGACGAGAGGGAGGACGCCAACGTTACACTTCCCATCG CAGAACCCAACACCACCGTCCTGCCGACTTTTGAGCCTGCCACCAGTTCCACTCTCATGGAGAAGACGACATACTTGTGGAGCCGCTTCTGCCAGAGCACAGAGCTCAATGCCACCTGCGACGATTACTTCAGCGCCAACAACTTTTCCAGGATCAAAGGCATTCCCGGCCTGGGCAGTGGAATAATTGCAG ACAACCTGTGGAGCtcttatctcagcaaaggagatgTGGTGGAGAAAAGCTCCTTGAGTGCTTCACATGGGGTGCACTCGGCATCCACCCAGCAGCCTTACGTCTTTGCTGACATTACCACCTCGTTCACGCTGCTGGTGGGAATCTTCTTCCCGTCGGTCACTG GAATCATGGCTGGTTCTAACCGGTCGGGGGACCTGAAAGATGCCCAGCGTTCCATACCCATTGGGACCATCCTTGCTATCCTCACCACCTCTGTTGTTT ACTTGAGCAGCGTTCTTTTGTTTGGTGCCTGCATTGAAGGTGTGGTCCTCCGAGACAA GTTCGGCGACTCAGTCAAAGGGAATCTGGTGGTGGGCACCCTCGCTTGGCCCACCCCCTGGGTCATTGTGGTGGGCTCCTTCTTCTCTACATGTGGCGCGGGCCTCCAGTCCCTGACAGGCGCTCCGAGACTTCTGCAGGCAATCGCCAAGGACAACATTATTCCCTTCCTTCGG GTATTCGGTCAGGGCAAAGCTAACGGTGAGCCCACGTGGGCACTGCTCCTGACAGCCCTAATCGCCGAGCTGGGCATCCTCATTGCATCTCTGGACCTCGTGGCTCCCATCCTGACCAT GTTCTTCTTGATGTGCTATCTGTTTGTCAACCTGGCCTGTGCTCTCCAGACCCTCTTGAGGACACCCAACTGGAGGCCGCGCTTCTCCTACTACCACTG GACcctgtcatttttgggaatgACAATCTGTCTGGCGCTAATGTTCATCTCCTCATGGTACTACGCAATCATTGCTATGGTGATCGCAAGCATGATCTACAAGTACATTGAGTATCACGG AGCAGAGAAAGAGTGGGGGGATGGAATCCGTGGCCTCTCGCTCAGTGCCGCTCGTTACGCCCTGCTTAGGTTGGAAGAAGGGCCGCCACACACCAAGAACTGGAG GCCTCAGCTACTGGTCTTACTCAAGCTGGACGAAGATGCACACGTCAAGTCTCCTCGTCTGCTGACCTTTGCCAGCCAACTGAAGGCGGGGAAAGGCCTGACCATCGTGGGCACCGTGGTTCCTGGCAACTTCCTGCAGAGCTACGGAGAGGCGCTGGCAGCAGAGCAG ACCCTGAAGCTCCTGATGGACAAGGAGCGTGTGAAGGGCTTCTGCCAGTGCATCGTAGCACAGAAGGCACGTGAAGGGATCAGTCACATGATCCAGTCTAGTGGCCTAGGCGGGATGAAGCCTAACACCGTGGTGATGGGATGGCCTCATGCCTGGAGGCAGAGCGAGGACCCACAGTCCTGGAAGACTTTCATCA ACACTGTGCGTGTCACCACAGCCGCCCACCTGGCACTACTGGTGCCCAAAAACATCTCCCTGTTCCCCAGCAACAGCGAGCCGTGCACAGACGGCTACATTGATGTGTGGTGGATCGTGCACGATGGCGGGATGCTGATGCTTCTGCCCTTCCTGCTGCGCCAGCACAAG GTGTGGCGCAAGTGTGGGATGCGGATCTTCACCGTGGCCCAGATGGAAGACAATTCCATCCAGATGAAGAAGGACTTGGCAACGTTCCTCTATCACCTACGCATTGAAGCGGAAGTGGAAGTTGTGGAGATG CATGACAGTGACATTAGTGCGTACACCTACGAGAGGACCCTGATGATGGAGCAGAGGTCCCAGATGCTTCGCCAGATGCGGCTTTCCAAATCTGACCGCGAGCGAGAG CGGGTTCGGTGGAGTTTTGATGAT GTGTATCTTTCCCCTAAGTATGGCGGAACTGGAGTCTCCAAAGCCCGCACAGGAAACCGACAG GCTCAACTTGTCAAAGACCGGAACTCCATGTTGAGACTGACCAGTATCGGTTCGGATGAAGACGATGACACAGATGCTGGTGAGCGGGACCGAGCGGCGACCGGCGATGGCTCCTCGGACCGCCACCGCCGTGTTCAGATGACCTGGACCAAAGAGAAGGCCTCACAGTACCGTGCCACGCACTCTGGATGCTCCACGCCTGAGGGCTTCAGGGACATGCTCAGCATCCGGCC AGACCATTCCAATGTGAGGAGGATGCACACAGCCGTCAAGCTCAACGAGGTGATCGTCAACAAATCCCATGATGCCCGAGTTGTACTGCTCAACATGCCAGGACCGCCAAGGAACACAGAGGGGGATGAAAACT ACATGGAGTTCCTTGAAGTTCTAACTGAGGGCCTGGAGCGTGTCCTGCTGGTCCGAGGCGGAGGAAGTGAAGTCATCACCATCTACTCCTGA